In a genomic window of Akkermansiaceae bacterium:
- a CDS encoding glycosyltransferase family 4 protein — protein MNLAHISHCYKPVIGGQEVYIENLQKILMAEGIQGDVFQPDRGVTDKDVKPVFRMRVVPRYIHGAEAHLFDFFLNLAHARELEQYDVIIAHYALHAWAQRRHAYKTIVLSHGVEWHQENQTWDDKRREKTAKKCFDLFPHVVNDTHYLRYHGLDAPAGEHCFQEVAPGKWFIPNCVDGARFRPGLGHASLHGRKVILVPRQMVADRGIDLAIKAFKHLSETDAELEMCLLGKRRPGPYIDMIDRLIIDRELTGKVYFAENVPNEEMPAWYNGAVVTLIPTLRREGTSLSALESMSCGVATVSTNVAGLADLPTVQCAPDDIAMAGALQKTLENNAEVGGQQQKIVKATFNMHNWAEAWLRVIGAVASQ, from the coding sequence ATGAATCTGGCACACATCTCACATTGTTATAAACCCGTCATTGGCGGACAGGAGGTCTATATTGAGAACCTTCAGAAGATCCTGATGGCCGAAGGAATCCAGGGTGATGTATTCCAGCCGGACCGGGGAGTGACAGACAAGGATGTAAAACCGGTGTTTCGCATGCGGGTAGTGCCGCGCTATATCCATGGAGCGGAAGCGCATCTGTTTGATTTCTTCCTTAACCTCGCACATGCCAGGGAACTGGAACAATATGATGTGATCATTGCTCATTATGCCTTGCATGCGTGGGCGCAACGAAGGCATGCCTACAAGACCATCGTGTTGTCCCACGGTGTCGAGTGGCATCAGGAAAACCAGACATGGGATGACAAACGTAGAGAGAAGACCGCCAAAAAATGTTTTGATCTGTTTCCCCATGTGGTCAATGACACCCATTATCTGCGCTATCACGGACTGGATGCCCCAGCTGGTGAACATTGCTTCCAGGAGGTGGCTCCCGGCAAGTGGTTCATCCCGAACTGCGTTGACGGTGCCAGGTTCCGCCCAGGCCTGGGGCATGCATCTTTGCATGGCAGGAAAGTGATATTGGTTCCTCGGCAAATGGTGGCGGATCGAGGCATTGACCTTGCTATCAAGGCATTTAAGCACCTTTCGGAAACGGATGCGGAGTTGGAAATGTGTTTGCTGGGCAAAAGGCGGCCCGGTCCCTATATCGACATGATTGACCGGTTGATTATCGATAGGGAATTAACGGGAAAGGTTTATTTTGCAGAAAACGTACCAAACGAGGAAATGCCTGCGTGGTATAATGGTGCTGTAGTGACGCTGATCCCCACCCTGCGAAGGGAGGGCACATCCCTGAGCGCGCTGGAAAGCATGAGCTGTGGTGTGGCCACGGTATCCACCAATGTTGCCGGGTTGGCGGACCTGCCTACCGTGCAATGTGCACCCGATGACATCGCCATGGCCGGCGCATTGCAGAAGACCCTGGAAAACAACGCGGAAGTTGGCGGGCAGCAGCAGAAGATTGTGAAGGCGACTTTCAATATGCATAACTGGGCTGAGGCCTGGTTGCGGGTCATTGGGGCTGTGGCTAGCCAGTAG
- a CDS encoding NAD-dependent epimerase/dehydratase family protein: MMKIFLTGATGFIGSHFINCAHQAGHKIVALRRSEESQPRVTLLSEPSWLTKALRDVDEDDMAECDVLVHLAAHSANVPYDTIENCMQYNLMDPLKLFHRAVNAGLKRFIVAGSCFEYGKSGERYVDIPVDAPLEPTSSYPASKAAASVAFHAFAYEQNVSLLILRIFQVYGEGELESRFWPSLRKAALAGEDMKMTTGDQVRDFMHVKEVAKIFVSNLEREDLTEGFPIIENIGTGNPKTLAEFAQSEWKKFGGGGKLILGALPQRKNEVMRFVPKIAKR; this comes from the coding sequence ATGATGAAGATATTTTTAACAGGAGCAACCGGCTTCATCGGCTCACATTTTATTAATTGTGCCCATCAAGCCGGACACAAGATCGTAGCATTGCGGCGCAGTGAAGAAAGCCAACCACGCGTAACATTGCTAAGTGAGCCCTCATGGTTAACCAAAGCTTTGAGGGATGTTGACGAAGACGATATGGCTGAGTGCGATGTGTTGGTTCATCTGGCAGCCCACTCAGCAAATGTACCTTATGATACAATCGAGAATTGTATGCAGTACAATCTAATGGACCCTCTTAAGCTGTTTCATCGCGCCGTAAACGCAGGGCTCAAGAGGTTTATCGTAGCGGGTTCATGTTTTGAGTATGGAAAGTCGGGAGAAAGGTATGTGGATATTCCTGTTGATGCCCCCCTTGAGCCAACCAGCAGTTATCCTGCTTCGAAGGCAGCGGCATCAGTTGCTTTTCATGCATTTGCTTATGAGCAAAATGTTAGCCTGCTCATTCTTAGAATTTTCCAAGTGTATGGAGAAGGTGAACTAGAATCACGTTTCTGGCCGTCCTTACGCAAAGCTGCGCTGGCCGGTGAGGACATGAAAATGACAACCGGTGATCAAGTTAGAGATTTCATGCATGTGAAAGAAGTGGCCAAGATTTTTGTCAGTAATCTTGAACGTGAAGATTTAACCGAAGGGTTTCCAATTATTGAAAACATAGGCACGGGTAATCCCAAGACATTGGCTGAATTTGCCCAATCCGAATGGAAGAAATTTGGGGGGGGAGGCAAATTAATCCTTGGGGCACTGCCTCAAAGAAAAAATGAGGTGATGAGATTTGTTCCAAAGATAGCGAAGCGATGA
- the rfbC gene encoding dTDP-4-dehydrorhamnose 3,5-epimerase, whose amino-acid sequence MELVSELLNGVKVIKPFVFEDERGNFVKPYHHHQLAALGIDFELREEFFSTSAAGVLRGMHFQVPPHAHQKLIYCISGSVTDVLLDLRVQSPSYGQAVSIELSERNRHVVYVPVGFAHGFYSLEDNSCLVYKTDEVHAPESDQGVLWNSFGFTWPKHGNETVISERDSKHVKLEDFNSPF is encoded by the coding sequence ATGGAATTAGTCAGCGAATTACTCAATGGAGTCAAGGTGATCAAGCCATTTGTCTTTGAAGATGAAAGGGGCAATTTTGTAAAACCCTACCATCATCATCAGCTTGCTGCGCTTGGCATAGACTTTGAATTGCGTGAAGAATTTTTCTCCACTTCGGCGGCAGGTGTTTTGAGGGGCATGCATTTCCAGGTGCCCCCTCATGCGCATCAAAAATTGATTTATTGTATATCAGGCTCGGTGACTGATGTATTGCTTGATCTCAGGGTGCAATCCCCTAGCTACGGCCAGGCGGTATCCATTGAACTTTCAGAAAGGAACAGGCATGTTGTTTATGTTCCCGTTGGCTTCGCCCACGGTTTCTACAGCCTCGAGGATAACTCTTGTCTTGTTTACAAAACCGATGAGGTGCATGCACCCGAGTCTGATCAAGGGGTTTTATGGAATAGCTTTGGTTTCACATGGCCAAAGCATGGAAATGAGACGGTGATTTCCGAGCGTGACAGCAAACATGTAAAGTTAGAGGATTTTAACTCGCCATTTTAA
- the rfbG gene encoding CDP-glucose 4,6-dehydratase, with product MFGGVYQGKSVLVTGHTGFKGSWLCEWLLGLDARVIGYALAPQAHELLFDQLKLSERIAQDHRGDLADRGSLAELVKETRPDIILHLAAQPLVQLSYQIPVETFATNVMGTAHLLDAVRLSNHPCSVVAITTDKCYENREWLHAYREEDAMGGHDPYSASKGAAELVIASYRNSFLSASSKVNLASARAGNVVGGGDWAQDRIVPDCIRALQKGDRIPVRNKTATRPWQHVLEPLSGYLWLAAMLSNAVLRGNTPREALLGGFNFGPNLTSNRTVSDLVQEILVHLPGEWSDESDPDARHEAGKLNLAIDKAFHLLRWQPVWGFEETIKKTVQWYMESDVHGNPADYTKAQIDTYVRDAREKGIVWSQSI from the coding sequence ATGTTTGGAGGAGTCTATCAAGGAAAATCAGTGCTGGTGACTGGCCACACCGGTTTTAAGGGATCGTGGCTATGCGAATGGCTGTTAGGTCTGGATGCCAGGGTTATAGGCTATGCCTTGGCTCCCCAGGCGCACGAGCTGCTCTTTGACCAGTTGAAGTTGTCGGAGCGCATCGCGCAAGATCACCGAGGCGATCTTGCGGACCGTGGGAGCTTGGCCGAGCTGGTCAAAGAGACCCGGCCCGATATTATTTTGCATCTTGCTGCCCAGCCGCTCGTTCAGCTTTCCTATCAAATCCCGGTGGAAACTTTTGCTACCAATGTCATGGGCACAGCGCATCTGCTGGATGCCGTGCGACTTTCTAACCACCCATGTAGCGTGGTGGCAATTACCACTGATAAATGTTACGAAAACCGTGAGTGGCTGCACGCATATCGCGAGGAGGATGCCATGGGGGGGCATGATCCCTATAGCGCCAGCAAAGGCGCGGCCGAGTTGGTCATCGCCTCATACAGAAACTCGTTTCTATCCGCCTCCTCGAAGGTCAATCTTGCCAGTGCCCGGGCCGGTAATGTGGTGGGTGGGGGTGATTGGGCCCAGGACAGGATTGTTCCCGACTGCATCAGAGCTCTTCAAAAGGGGGATCGGATCCCCGTGCGAAATAAAACGGCGACAAGACCGTGGCAACATGTGCTGGAACCCTTGTCCGGCTATTTATGGCTCGCAGCGATGTTAAGTAATGCTGTTTTGCGTGGGAACACTCCAAGGGAAGCCTTGCTGGGAGGATTTAATTTTGGCCCGAATTTGACTAGCAATAGAACTGTGTCGGATCTGGTGCAGGAAATCCTGGTGCACTTGCCGGGCGAATGGTCCGATGAGTCAGACCCCGACGCCCGCCACGAAGCAGGCAAATTGAACCTTGCGATTGATAAAGCATTCCACCTATTGCGGTGGCAGCCCGTATGGGGGTTTGAAGAGACAATCAAGAAAACAGTGCAGTGGTATATGGAATCAGATGTCCATGGAAACCCCGCTGATTACACCAAGGCCCAAATAGATACCTATGTGCGTGATGCCAGGGAAAAAGGCATTGTTTGGAGCCAATCAATTTAA
- the rfbF gene encoding glucose-1-phosphate cytidylyltransferase, producing the protein MKAVILAGGLGTRLSEETSLKPKPMVEIGGRPILWHIMKIYSAQGINEFIICAGYKGYMIKEYFANYFLHMSDVTFNMGNNSMEVHHARAESWKVTIVDTGDSTMTGGRIRRVKDYIGDETFCCTYGDGVGDVDIKKLIEHHRTEGREATLTGVQPPGRFGAIKLSGHKVRAFQEKPEGDGSWINGGFFVFEPSVIDRIAADATILEREPLEGLARDEQLSIYLHQGFWLPMDTLRDKTQLEEMWQNNKAPWKLWD; encoded by the coding sequence ATGAAAGCAGTAATATTAGCAGGAGGCCTGGGGACACGACTCTCGGAGGAAACGTCTTTAAAACCCAAACCGATGGTGGAGATTGGTGGCCGCCCGATCTTGTGGCACATCATGAAGATCTACAGTGCCCAAGGCATCAATGAATTCATCATATGCGCGGGTTACAAGGGGTATATGATCAAAGAGTATTTTGCCAATTACTTCCTACATATGTCAGATGTCACTTTTAATATGGGCAATAACTCCATGGAGGTGCATCATGCGCGTGCTGAGTCCTGGAAGGTGACGATCGTCGATACTGGTGATTCAACGATGACCGGGGGCCGGATTCGAAGGGTGAAAGACTATATCGGGGACGAAACATTCTGTTGCACTTATGGCGATGGTGTTGGCGATGTAGACATCAAAAAACTCATCGAACACCACCGGACTGAAGGCAGGGAGGCCACCTTGACGGGGGTGCAGCCTCCCGGCCGTTTTGGGGCGATCAAGCTATCCGGCCACAAGGTGAGGGCATTCCAGGAAAAACCAGAAGGCGATGGCTCATGGATCAACGGTGGATTTTTTGTCTTCGAGCCTTCTGTCATTGATCGTATTGCCGCCGACGCAACGATTTTGGAGCGCGAACCCTTGGAGGGTTTGGCCAGGGACGAGCAGTTATCCATTTATCTGCATCAAGGGTTCTGGCTCCCCATGGACACCTTACGTGACAAAACACAGCTTGAGGAAATGTGGCAGAACAATAAGGCACCTTGGAAACTTTGGGACTAG
- a CDS encoding IS256 family transposase → MNEQTHPSHNDEIINLLLADGLENSLSKIAELLMNTAMLLERIHHIGAAPYERDAVERNGYANGFKPRSFQTAVGKINLQVPQVRDSDTTFRTSLLEKGSRSDRSLKAAIATMYVQGVSTRRVTQVMKGLCGFDVSSAQVSKLTSELDAEFKKWRSRPLPEVAYLLLDATYYKVRIDGTVRDCATLKAIGVRRDDGKRMILGVSCALSEAEIHWREFLTDLKERGIGIPDMITSDAHTGLRAALKATFNASPWQRCQFHLQQNAQNYITKQHLKSKVAADLRAVFNADSREHAEERLKDFVNTYRKDQPKLAAWAEENIPEGFAVFTLPEAHRKRLRTSNACETLNSQIKRRTRVVGLFPNEDSLLRLVTAVLVEISETWETGKSYLKLN, encoded by the coding sequence ATGAACGAACAGACACATCCTAGCCATAACGACGAAATCATCAACCTTCTTCTCGCCGACGGACTCGAAAACAGTCTCTCAAAGATCGCTGAACTCCTCATGAACACCGCCATGCTGCTTGAGCGCATCCACCACATCGGAGCCGCCCCCTATGAAAGGGACGCCGTTGAGCGCAATGGATATGCCAACGGTTTCAAGCCGAGGTCCTTCCAGACTGCCGTAGGCAAAATCAACCTGCAGGTTCCCCAGGTTCGTGACAGTGACACGACATTCCGCACCTCACTGCTTGAGAAGGGTTCGCGCAGTGACCGATCACTCAAGGCCGCCATCGCCACCATGTATGTGCAGGGAGTCAGTACACGCCGTGTCACCCAGGTCATGAAGGGACTTTGCGGCTTTGACGTTTCATCAGCACAGGTCTCCAAGCTCACCTCTGAGCTTGATGCCGAGTTCAAAAAATGGCGTTCACGCCCTCTACCCGAAGTCGCCTATCTGCTGCTCGACGCCACCTACTACAAGGTCCGCATCGACGGCACTGTAAGGGATTGCGCCACCTTGAAAGCCATCGGGGTGAGACGTGACGACGGCAAACGCATGATCCTTGGCGTCTCCTGCGCCCTCTCCGAGGCAGAGATTCATTGGCGAGAGTTCCTGACCGACCTCAAGGAGCGCGGCATCGGCATTCCCGACATGATCACATCCGATGCACACACAGGTCTCAGGGCAGCCCTCAAAGCCACGTTCAATGCCAGTCCGTGGCAACGCTGCCAGTTCCACCTTCAGCAGAACGCCCAGAACTACATCACCAAACAGCACCTCAAAAGCAAGGTCGCGGCAGATCTGCGAGCCGTTTTCAATGCAGACAGTCGGGAGCACGCAGAAGAACGCCTCAAGGACTTCGTCAACACTTATCGCAAAGACCAGCCAAAGCTCGCAGCCTGGGCCGAAGAGAACATTCCTGAAGGTTTTGCCGTGTTTACCTTGCCTGAGGCACATCGCAAGCGCTTGCGCACATCCAATGCCTGCGAAACACTCAACAGCCAGATCAAACGCCGCACTCGGGTCGTCGGACTCTTTCCAAACGAAGACTCGCTACTGCGGCTCGTGACCGCTGTATTGGTCGAAATCTCCGAGACTTGGGAAACAGGAAAATCCTACCTCAAGCTCAACTAA
- the wecB gene encoding UDP-N-acetylglucosamine 2-epimerase (non-hydrolyzing): MKQKVMFILGTRPEAIKMAPVIRSFKEAGHYETIVVATGQHREMLAQVLNFFEIQPDVDMGLMVPNQTLPELTAKALAGSSSLIVEHQPAIVLVQGDTSTAFAGGLAAFLNKVPVAHIEAGLRSGRMDSPFPEEANRVLLSKITSLHLAPTRGAADNLNGEAIDQGVHVVGNTVVDALLQGLEIIRSRGEESYFEKFEMIDFEREVILITIHRRESFGEPIKEICKAIRTIASRHMDKTLVYPVHPNPNVRNVVETELAGIDNLRLLNPLEYSDFIWMMSKSSLILTDSGGVQEEAPTLGIPVLVAREVTERSEGVDAGAAVMVGSDADLIVRKADELLALSVAERAGIVNPYGDGKTSSRILELVGQMLS, from the coding sequence ATGAAACAAAAAGTAATGTTCATTCTGGGGACGAGGCCTGAAGCCATCAAGATGGCACCGGTCATACGCTCCTTTAAGGAAGCTGGCCACTATGAAACCATTGTCGTGGCGACAGGGCAGCATCGCGAAATGCTTGCTCAAGTTCTGAATTTTTTTGAAATCCAACCGGACGTTGATATGGGTTTGATGGTGCCGAACCAGACCTTGCCCGAGTTGACGGCAAAGGCTCTGGCTGGCTCGAGTTCCCTGATTGTCGAGCATCAGCCGGCCATCGTTCTGGTGCAGGGTGACACCAGTACGGCGTTTGCCGGTGGTCTGGCCGCCTTCCTCAACAAGGTGCCCGTCGCCCATATTGAAGCGGGGCTCAGGAGCGGGCGTATGGATTCACCATTTCCAGAAGAGGCCAACCGGGTGTTGCTCAGTAAGATAACAAGTTTACATTTGGCTCCGACCCGTGGAGCTGCGGACAACCTGAACGGTGAGGCTATTGACCAGGGGGTGCATGTTGTCGGCAACACGGTTGTGGATGCGTTGTTGCAGGGGCTTGAGATCATCAGGAGCCGCGGCGAGGAATCCTATTTTGAAAAGTTTGAGATGATCGATTTTGAGCGTGAAGTCATTTTGATAACCATTCATCGCCGTGAAAGTTTTGGTGAGCCGATCAAAGAGATTTGCAAGGCCATTAGAACGATTGCCTCGCGTCATATGGATAAGACCTTGGTCTATCCGGTTCATCCAAACCCGAACGTCCGCAATGTTGTGGAAACGGAGCTGGCCGGCATCGATAATCTGCGTTTGTTGAACCCGCTTGAGTATTCTGATTTCATTTGGATGATGTCGAAGTCCTCGCTGATCCTGACGGATTCAGGTGGAGTGCAGGAGGAGGCGCCTACTCTGGGTATCCCTGTCCTGGTTGCGCGTGAGGTGACAGAGCGTAGTGAGGGGGTGGATGCCGGTGCCGCAGTCATGGTGGGATCCGACGCGGATTTGATCGTCCGCAAGGCTGACGAGTTATTAGCGCTCTCTGTGGCCGAGCGAGCAGGCATCGTCAACCCGTATGGCGATGGCAAGACATCGTCCCGGATTCTGGAACTGGTAGGGCAGATGTTATCATGA
- a CDS encoding glycosyltransferase, protein MGKNIIIYCNHISANVGVPGVNQALISDINIYSQSNHTVIGSDYNNYYRFNWSEDRSVISMDMIVDHRDLDASMVIFSGFDPLRWVLPKMLKWKTRNCIIACWTWGFFTKQQSLGNWEKGKVPGWIKRIAIFTKKYAIGPFVDYYLVSGEAEMRDSKLCSQKCVQMPMGRPQSAILDGCDEVDFSQVYFAEESLNYLGRGRWYEKGIADIVRYASTRNGKKWKYRFFISSRDAEFDEEVERHKFPNVEWFFDVFGKENIPWFFKCAAFITISRNPVQTRSSYEALYSGTPIVVLREGFMDGFKETLDANGLVGAIRVVSEEEYETFSFKIGVMDHESRSKLACVMKTILDAQKFGKWFGDWLDEPVAPASYYQHISQVLRSGNAGSD, encoded by the coding sequence ATGGGTAAGAATATCATAATTTACTGCAACCACATTTCGGCAAATGTGGGGGTTCCTGGTGTTAATCAGGCACTGATTTCTGATATTAATATTTATAGTCAGTCTAATCATACAGTGATTGGCTCCGATTATAATAATTACTATCGATTTAATTGGTCAGAGGATAGATCAGTAATATCAATGGACATGATCGTAGATCATAGAGATCTAGATGCCTCAATGGTAATTTTCTCTGGTTTTGACCCGCTCAGGTGGGTATTGCCAAAAATGTTGAAATGGAAGACGCGTAACTGCATAATCGCTTGTTGGACTTGGGGTTTCTTTACAAAACAGCAATCTTTGGGAAATTGGGAAAAGGGAAAAGTTCCTGGGTGGATAAAGAGAATCGCAATATTCACTAAAAAGTATGCGATAGGTCCGTTTGTGGACTATTACTTAGTTTCTGGAGAGGCTGAAATGAGAGACTCAAAATTATGTTCACAGAAGTGTGTACAAATGCCGATGGGTCGCCCGCAATCTGCCATTCTAGATGGTTGCGATGAAGTAGATTTTTCCCAGGTTTATTTTGCCGAGGAATCTTTGAATTACTTGGGCCGTGGTCGTTGGTATGAGAAGGGGATTGCTGATATTGTTAGATATGCAAGCACGCGCAATGGTAAGAAATGGAAATATAGGTTCTTTATCTCATCAAGGGATGCTGAATTTGATGAAGAAGTAGAGAGGCATAAATTTCCTAATGTGGAGTGGTTTTTTGATGTATTTGGAAAAGAGAATATCCCATGGTTTTTTAAGTGTGCCGCATTTATTACTATCAGTCGCAACCCTGTCCAGACCCGGTCATCTTATGAGGCCCTATACTCAGGGACACCGATTGTAGTTCTCAGGGAGGGATTTATGGATGGCTTTAAAGAGACTCTGGACGCCAATGGGTTGGTAGGTGCAATACGAGTTGTTAGTGAAGAGGAATATGAAACCTTTTCATTCAAAATAGGCGTAATGGATCATGAGTCTAGATCAAAACTAGCATGTGTGATGAAAACCATTCTTGACGCACAGAAATTCGGAAAATGGTTCGGTGATTGGTTGGATGAGCCGGTCGCCCCGGCAAGCTATTACCAGCATATCTCGCAGGTTCTGCGTTCAGGCAATGCCGGTTCGGATTAA
- a CDS encoding glycosyltransferase — MEQEAMRPKVLMSAYACEPCRGSEPGVGWNWAMSMSRHVDVTVITRSNNRPVIEGWFREQRADTRWAPPEFIYHDPPRIMLFAKQRKLLPVQAFYLVWQIGVSLLMRKKLKDFDLVHHVTFNSMMSPGFWWARSTPVILGPLGGTSCVAREYKALYGRAIWKENLRGWLIRNWSMLPWLRMSFRRAACILCANSETEAYLAARYPEKTNRLLETGVMASEVEAEVTDRSRAEDSMRIIWVGAIEPWKALGIAVRAFGQARAELSNECDLQIDIVGTGSGLEKARSEVAALGLEQNVTFHGALPLEETRARMRTADLMVFSSIKDTSGNVVLEAMSMSKPVVCINHQGAGDMTTDRTAIRVSPGTLQETVDGMAAGIVKLARDANLRHVLGRHGRERILEEYTWEKKAIKMKEIYQRVIGRSKRCQNKA; from the coding sequence ATGGAGCAAGAAGCAATGAGGCCAAAGGTATTGATGTCGGCCTACGCCTGTGAACCATGCCGGGGTTCTGAGCCAGGGGTGGGCTGGAACTGGGCGATGTCGATGTCCAGACATGTCGATGTCACCGTCATCACAAGGTCGAACAACAGGCCGGTCATCGAAGGCTGGTTTCGTGAGCAACGTGCAGATACAAGGTGGGCTCCACCGGAGTTTATTTACCACGACCCGCCACGCATCATGCTGTTTGCCAAGCAGAGAAAGCTGTTACCTGTACAAGCGTTTTATCTTGTCTGGCAGATCGGCGTGTCCCTGTTGATGCGAAAGAAGCTGAAGGACTTTGATTTAGTGCATCATGTGACCTTCAACTCAATGATGTCGCCTGGATTTTGGTGGGCGCGATCGACACCTGTGATATTGGGCCCGTTGGGTGGGACTTCATGTGTAGCCCGGGAATATAAAGCGCTCTATGGCAGGGCGATTTGGAAAGAAAACCTGAGGGGGTGGCTCATCCGCAACTGGAGTATGCTCCCCTGGCTGCGGATGTCATTCCGCCGCGCGGCATGCATTCTCTGTGCGAATAGCGAGACCGAAGCCTATCTGGCAGCCAGGTATCCGGAGAAGACAAATCGCCTGCTAGAGACCGGGGTGATGGCATCCGAAGTGGAGGCGGAAGTAACCGACAGGTCCCGTGCCGAGGACAGCATGCGCATAATCTGGGTGGGTGCGATTGAGCCATGGAAGGCGCTTGGCATCGCCGTTCGTGCCTTTGGCCAAGCCCGGGCTGAGTTATCGAATGAGTGCGACTTGCAGATTGATATCGTGGGCACAGGTAGTGGGCTTGAAAAAGCGAGGTCAGAAGTGGCTGCGCTGGGACTTGAACAGAATGTTACCTTCCACGGCGCATTACCCTTGGAGGAAACCCGGGCCCGGATGCGAACGGCAGACCTCATGGTTTTCAGCAGTATCAAGGATACCTCAGGGAATGTGGTTCTCGAGGCAATGAGCATGAGTAAACCTGTTGTTTGCATCAATCATCAGGGCGCAGGGGATATGACCACAGACCGCACCGCCATTCGGGTGTCGCCAGGGACGTTGCAGGAAACCGTGGACGGCATGGCCGCCGGTATTGTCAAGCTGGCAAGAGATGCCAACCTGCGTCACGTATTGGGGAGGCATGGGCGGGAACGCATTCTCGAAGAATACACCTGGGAGAAAAAAGCAATCAAGATGAAGGAAATCTATCAACGCGTAATCGGAAGGAGCAAGAGGTGTCAGAACAAAGCGTAG
- the rfbH gene encoding lipopolysaccharide biosynthesis protein RfbH, whose amino-acid sequence MSAEDIKQEILRLTREYSRMTHQANRPGQDAMHAPFIAGETTVPYAGRVFDEDEVEAAVSSTLDFWLTMGPEGAAMEQELAEFMGVKHCLLVNSGSSANLVAISALTTHKLPAHKRIIPGDEVITVAAGFPTTVAPIVQVGAVPVFIDAKPLTGNVDVTHLEQAYVQGKTKAVMIAHALGNPFELGAVLAFCKKHDLWLIEDNCDALGCTYSLPVDKAGELGLDHLLKLAAKRAGDGVYPNVKNGVLTAYTGTFGDISTQSFYPPHHLTMGEGGSVNIIRRAPLKTYAESFRDWGRDCWCPSGKDDTCCKRFQWQLGELPEGYDHKYIYSHLGFNVKPLDPQAAIGRVQLKRLPEFIEARKVNWQKLRRGLAGLDQYIDFALPTHATAWKDDGTFEWDGSGHQTECSWFGFKMTVKEDAPFSRTELARHLDEKKIGNRMLFGGNLVKQPAFVQLRHDRPDAMRVVGDLPGADRIMNHTIFLGTYPGLTDAMIQYMIDVIVEFVNSKACTTT is encoded by the coding sequence ATGTCAGCAGAAGATATAAAACAAGAAATCCTCCGGTTAACTCGGGAATACAGCCGAATGACGCACCAAGCCAACCGGCCTGGACAGGATGCAATGCACGCGCCGTTCATCGCAGGAGAGACAACGGTGCCTTACGCGGGACGAGTCTTTGATGAAGATGAGGTCGAAGCCGCCGTTTCTTCGACCTTGGATTTTTGGCTGACCATGGGGCCTGAAGGTGCCGCTATGGAACAAGAGCTGGCGGAGTTCATGGGGGTGAAACACTGCTTGCTGGTCAACTCAGGCTCATCTGCAAACCTGGTGGCGATCAGTGCGCTCACAACCCACAAACTCCCTGCGCACAAGCGTATCATTCCCGGTGACGAGGTGATTACCGTGGCTGCGGGTTTTCCTACCACGGTGGCTCCCATCGTACAGGTTGGCGCTGTACCCGTGTTCATTGATGCCAAACCGTTGACCGGCAATGTGGATGTTACCCATCTTGAACAAGCCTATGTCCAAGGGAAGACCAAGGCCGTGATGATTGCGCACGCCCTGGGGAACCCCTTCGAGCTTGGCGCTGTCCTGGCCTTCTGTAAAAAACACGACCTGTGGCTCATTGAGGATAACTGCGATGCCCTGGGATGCACCTATTCATTGCCGGTGGACAAGGCCGGGGAACTGGGATTGGACCACCTGCTTAAACTGGCTGCCAAACGGGCTGGGGACGGGGTGTACCCTAATGTGAAAAACGGTGTCCTCACCGCCTATACGGGCACCTTTGGCGATATATCAACCCAGTCATTTTATCCTCCGCACCACCTGACCATGGGTGAAGGCGGCTCCGTGAATATCATCCGGAGGGCGCCGTTGAAGACCTACGCCGAAAGCTTCCGTGACTGGGGCCGCGATTGTTGGTGCCCCTCCGGTAAAGATGACACCTGCTGCAAGCGATTTCAGTGGCAACTGGGAGAACTACCCGAGGGATATGATCACAAGTATATCTACAGCCATCTGGGCTTTAATGTTAAACCGCTGGACCCTCAGGCCGCCATCGGGCGGGTTCAACTCAAAAGACTTCCCGAGTTTATTGAAGCCCGCAAGGTCAACTGGCAAAAATTGAGACGTGGCCTGGCTGGCCTGGATCAGTACATCGATTTTGCTCTGCCGACCCATGCCACAGCATGGAAAGATGATGGCACTTTCGAGTGGGATGGCTCAGGCCACCAAACGGAGTGTTCCTGGTTCGGCTTCAAGATGACGGTTAAGGAGGATGCCCCGTTCAGTAGAACGGAGTTGGCGCGGCATCTGGATGAAAAGAAAATCGGTAATAGGATGCTCTTTGGTGGTAATTTGGTGAAACAACCAGCTTTTGTACAATTGCGGCATGACCGTCCGGACGCGATGCGGGTTGTGGGCGATCTTCCCGGTGCGGACCGCATCATGAATCATACGATCTTTCTTGGAACCTATCCCGGACTCACAGACGCAATGATTCAGTATATGATCGATGTCATTGTTGAGTTTGTGAATAGCAAAGCCTGCACAACCACGTAA